One stretch of Candidatus Rokuibacteriota bacterium DNA includes these proteins:
- a CDS encoding TIGR00282 family metallophosphoesterase yields the protein MARPLTVLCVGDVFGEPGRRAVQALLPRLRKQHEADLAVVNVENAAAGFGVTPQIARAFLDQGVDVMTSGNHIWDRKEIIEYIAKENLLLRPANFPPGTPGTGSIVVKAGPHKVAVLNLMGRVFLPHLDCPFRKADEEIPRLRQETPIVLVDMHTEATSETQAMGWYLDGRVSAVVGTHRHVQTADERLLPQGTAYITDLGMTGPVDSVIGVEPALAIGRFLTQMPNKFEPAKGPAALHGAVLRIDADSGRALSIERLRVPLPA from the coding sequence ATGGCGCGCCCGCTCACCGTGCTCTGCGTGGGCGATGTGTTCGGCGAGCCGGGGCGGAGGGCCGTCCAGGCGCTGCTGCCCCGGCTCCGCAAGCAGCACGAGGCCGACCTGGCGGTGGTGAACGTCGAGAACGCGGCCGCGGGGTTCGGCGTGACACCGCAGATCGCCCGGGCCTTTCTGGACCAGGGCGTGGACGTGATGACTTCCGGCAACCACATCTGGGACCGGAAGGAGATCATCGAGTACATCGCCAAGGAGAACCTGCTGCTGCGCCCCGCCAACTTCCCGCCGGGGACGCCCGGCACGGGCTCCATCGTCGTCAAGGCGGGCCCCCACAAGGTGGCGGTGCTCAACCTGATGGGGCGGGTGTTCCTCCCGCACCTCGACTGCCCCTTCCGGAAGGCGGACGAGGAGATCCCGCGGCTTCGCCAGGAGACGCCCATCGTCCTCGTGGACATGCACACCGAGGCCACCAGCGAGACCCAGGCCATGGGCTGGTACCTGGACGGGCGGGTGAGCGCCGTGGTCGGGACTCACCGGCACGTGCAGACGGCCGACGAGCGCCTGCTCCCCCAGGGGACGGCGTACATCACCGATCTCGGCATGACCGGGCCCGTGGACAGCGTGATCGGGGTGGAGCCGGCGCTGGCCATCGGCCGCTTCCTCACCCAGATGCCGAACAAGTTCGAGCCCGCGAAGGGCCCGGCCGCGTTGCACGGCGCCGTGCTCCGCATCGATGCGGACAGCGGCCGGGCGCTCTCCATCGAGCGC